The window ATAATTAAAAGGATGTGACCACTGACAAGAAGCTTGCATAATTAAAAGGAGAGTACTGACCAAATGGAGCCCAACCCCATAATCAATCACATGGCAGGTAGTCACATGATGGCTAATACCCAAAAACACTCTCTTCTGAATCACTGTGCCCATGCACATTGATACCCAAAACCCAAAAGTCTCCCTTGTCAATCAGTGTGCCCATGTACATTGCATCACGATGATTCAAATCAGACATTCAGGCTGCAGCTTCTATCAGCTTGTCTTGAAGGACATTGATGAGTTGTAGGATAAGAAAATTCACCTCCACTGTCCTTCAGAAGAGATGACAtcatccttatatatatatatatatatatatatatatatatatatatatatatatatatatatatataatgtcaaaGGACTGTTTAACTATGTTCTCCTTTGATGTCAGAGCACAAGAATCTGCACCTGCATCAAGATCATGTAGTTTGATACCCAAAACCTTATTTTTGTTTAGCATTCCTGGTTGTGGCCAGTAGCCATATGAACTGCACTGTATGTTCTACAGCTTGTCTACCATGTCACTGCTATCAGTTATTCTACCTGAGCCACAGCTGATCATTCCAAATGATCCCACAGCTGAAGACAGACCTTTGAAGCTACTACTGCCCTCGCTGCTGCAATGCCGGAACCTCCTTGGCTTCGAGGTGGTGTTCTGGTCTTCGGTGTCTCTGGCCTTGGTGGTTACCAGCCGAGATATGCTGCTGCGGCAGAAGGGGCAGGCCGGTGAAGGCAAGAACAAGGTTGTGGGGTTTGGCTTGCTGTGGCAGCACACGGCCAGTGTGCATTGGGCACACATCTGATGCCGGCAGTCTTGGACCTCGATGGTGCAAACCCGATCGAAGCAGATGGAACAGAAGTCTGTATCACTCCCCTGCAATAACAACTATTTTTCATGAGATGGAAGTAAAAAAGGCTTTGCATTTGATGTATTATAGTTTCTCAGAGGCAGAATATCATCAAACAACTCCTTGTGCTATTGCTGTTATCCTTCTATCATCTTTACATTGTTTAATCATTAGCGATAAGAAGCTAAATGCTCTTTCGTTGGGGGACAAAAGCAGCTGTGAGTTCAGTAGGTCATATGAGTGTCAGTTTGTAAGCATTGTGGGATGTACCCATCTCATGACTCAGAGTGAAATTGCTCATATTCAAGGGTTAAAACTGGAGAGAAGAATCATTGCAGGTTGTGGCCCAGACCTGAACAACTAAATGAAGGGTGAAATCATGGTGTCTTAATCTACTAGTTAGGTTTATGGAAATAATTTGCAGATTCAGTAAGTAAGCGCAGCATAATTCTTCCACCAGATtcaataacatgatcatactgctGCTTCACATGCAGTTTTAGCAATATATAGATAACAATGCTAAAAGATGctgctctttctttctttctttctttcgatcGAAGACTGAGTTTACTCCATGCAAACAAAATGCCATTGGCTTAAATCTCACAATTAACAAGAGGAAAATGACATTGATATAATTATGGATCCCAAAAAAGGGTTATATCATaaacagaagaaaaaaagaaaggaaaacaatTAAGATATCTTCCTTGAATAAATGGGGGAAAAAAGGATGCAGTACCTCagaaacatcatcatcaaatgCTTTATCTGAATGTGCAGGAGATGTCAACGAATCTGTAGTTCCTTTCAAGATCTTCATTTCCCTTTCCCTGTTACCCTCCATCAGAGCTGCCTCCAGCAGAGCCTTCGTCTCTGAATCAAGTTCACTGATGAACTTCAGTGCAGAAGGCCAAACCAGAGGATCTGCTGCAGATGGGTTCAATAGAGCTGCACATTCTCCATGATTCTGCTTCAGTGCAACCTCATACGGCATTCTCCTGTAAATCCAGGTGCCAACAAAGAAAAAGGACATTATGCAGCCGCATTGAGATGATAAATCACAAACAAATTAATGAACAAGTCGGTATATCCAATCGCCCTACCAATCTTTAGTCCCAGTACAAGAATTTTTTCCGACAAAGATGGCGACTAGAACGCACATTAGAGAAGCTAAAAGGATGCTGGATTGAAAAATGACATTTTCGTAATGCATGAGCCAACAAAAGATTTCCTAATAGCTTATCCAAAGTATTTGATAGCATAGGAGTAGAAAATTGCCGAGCAATATCAAAAGCTGCACCTAGATCTGTGAATTGCAACAAATAAAAACCAGTTGATCGAAGCTCCTGGACACTAACGAGCTTGGATGGAATCATCTACACTAATTTCATCCTCCCAGCAACTTGCACAAACCCTAAGTTATGATCAAGCAACTCCAAGCTTGGAGCAGAAACAATGTGCAAGCCGAGACACATCCTTACCCAGATGAATCCCGTTGAAGCCGATCAGCACCGCGTGCAAGCAACTCCCTGATGCAATCCAAGCTTCCCCCCCGAGCTGCCAAGTGCAGAGGGGTGCTCCCAGGAAAGCTGCAATTTGGGATCTCTTAAGCTCACAGCTAAGTCACAATCTCCAGACTTGGAACTAACACCAAAGGCATGTGTGTGATGGAGAAAGAGTCAGTCACAGCATAAACTTACCCATATCGGCCAGTCGAAGCACAGACGAGAGCGCCATTGTCTACCAGAATATGGACGCAGCTGGGCCTTTTTTGCCTCGCCGCGAGGTGCAACGGCGTCGCTccggtgccatcactcacgtttaCAAACCGGGCAAATCCCCTGTCAGTCCACAAAAAGAAGAAGCTAAACCTTGACTCATTCAACCACAGTCACGCCATGAATCGGTGGATCTTTTAGAGCCCTACCAAGAACTTGCAACATGTGTGGATTTGGCAGCCGACAGAATTGCTCGCAGACAATCGGAATGACCATAATAAGCAGCATGATGGAGGCAAGTTCTTCCATTTACCGAATCGAACATCAAGATCTATCCACACAGATAACGAGAGATCAATCCCAGCACAAAATCCAAGATTTCGGAGAAGAGAGTAACAGAAAAAGGGAATCTTGAGAAGAAGACAGTAGCTCGGCTCACATTTGCTCCGGAATCGAGTAGCTTCTGCACGCACTCGATCTTTCCATGCATCGCGGCCAGCATCAATGGGGTCTGATTACGGAAACCAAATTCCATGAAAATGAAAAGATTTTTGAGTAGGAAGGTAGTAATTCATGACAAAACAATGTCTTTTTCTGGCCTCTTCACCTGTTTATCTCGATTCAAGACATCGGGGCTAACAGATCGATCCAAGATCATAGACAAAACCTGCAAACATATCGCACATCAGACCAAAAACTCAAGCATCGACCGATCCTCGCCAGAAGAAGCTCGGGCGGAGGGAAATGGGCTCACCTCAACGCGGCCATTGGCGGCGGCGATGTGGAGGGCGGAGAGGCGGTCGTAGATGGTGGTCCGGAGAAGCAGTGACGGGTCGTCCTTCAGGTAGGAGTCCACCGCCTGCAAGTCGCCGGCTTGGACTGCGGTGAAGAAGTCATGGTCGTAGCTCGAGCTGGCGCAGCTCAGTCCCTGGCCCATCCCCGCCCTGCCTCTCCGAGCTCCACCGGTGGTCGATACGTGAGCTCTGGAGGTCTTCGGACTCCCACGGGAGCGCCGCGGCGCCGCCGGGGAAAGGGAGGCGAGCGTTGGTAGGGACGGAGGGAAGCGGCTGAAGCGTCACGGCAGCGGTCTTCGCGTCTTTAAAATAATACTAAGTCTTTAGGCTGCTTTTATTATTTTACGGACCACAAAATGACGCAAACGCGGTCAATATTACAATAATTAAGTTCTATATAAatacattaaaaataataaatattttcgaACTCGTAAAAAATCATTTTATCCTTTtaactttcaaaaatcttcttaaTAGCACTATCCTAATTGCACCTTCACTTATTCTTGATCACTCGACTCGTAAAACCTCATCATGGTTAGTCATATCATTGTTATTGCTAACTCGCTCATAGAAGTTAAATTAGACGAGGAAAAAATGGAGACTAATGTTATCTATCGACTCACACACAAAAGCACAAACGATTAAGGGAGGGGGTCGACGTTCGAGGGGATGGTGGTGATAGATacgagtaaaatattttttttcaaatttatgaTACTTTTTCAAGAATTCATAACTTTGGACTTTTCATAACTTCTCCTTCGATAAATCtcgatattattgattttttatctAATTGatgattataaataaaataaataaaaggaaagACTAGACATGATGGTTATGACAATAAAACGAAGATAATCGGTGAgacgaagacatttttttttaagaaatactATACAGATTAtacaaaatttaatttttaagaaataaGAGAGGTTCTATcgatacaaataaaaaaaaatacgttattagaaaaaaaaaagtgaaaatagggtttttttttataaagaatttgccgaattaaaaataagtcaggcAAATCATCGAGCAGTTCACGTGCAAGAGGAGTGAATCCCCCCGATCGAGTCACGCACATTGAATGCTCTAACCACTCCGACTCTGACATGTAGGTCACCAATCACCGTCGTGGCAACCATTTATTGGAGATGGGCCTCACGAGGCTACGCCCAATCAATTTTTGACTCGGGTCGGTCTTCACCTCCCATAAATAATTGACCGCGACGTCGGGCACAATGGGAAGACCTCATCGGGAATCGAGTCCCTTTGCTTCACGGTTTAACCCGACCATGAAAAGTCGACTCGATCGGTTCGAGTTTGACCAATTTTGACCGCGGAACGACGTGGAATCAAGTAATGGAACCCAACGTGCGATGGCTTCACCAACACGTACTCGGACCAAATCTAATTAGGGTCGCAGTCCGAGGGAAAGGGCATTTCCGCAAATAAATTGGTCTCCGGCACTGTTTAGCTCTCGCATAGCGCCTTCATTAGGCATCATCCTACGCCATTAGGGTTCTTCGGCGGCCGGTAGTGTGTTCGGTTCGGTGGTACGCAgcaattctttcttcttcttttgtgtttTTGGGGAAAAGATTCTTTTGTTTGTGCAGTTAATGCAGCATTTGCTTCTTTGTCGACTGGAGCTTTTTAATGTGATGGTTAAAATCCTAACGCAAGGACCAAAAAGTGGGATCATTCTCTCCAATTTTATTATTGAGAAAGAGATGTGGTTGGATCTGCCTTAATCTGCGATTTAGATCGTTTATATCTCGACTTTTGATACTTATCCTTCTTGTTGTGTGATCGAAACAATGAAAGATCTTTGCTTAGTAACCCTGATGATCTTCTGAACAGTAGGAAGCAATGGCTCCTCCGCAGCCGAACAGCGGTCTCTTTGTCGGGCTGAACAAAGGCCATATCGTCACCAAGCGGGAGCTGCTCCCTCGCCCTTCCAGCAGAAAAGGAGTATGAATCTtttgtattcttttttttttttttccatttgcaTACAGTCTGACTGATCTCTGCAAACTCGTGCAATGAAATGTGGAATTTGTGACTATCAGCTTTTGATGCATGAAACAACATTCTTAATGCATGAAACTACGCATTCTTTGTTTCATTTCAGTTTTGTTGTATGTTAATTTGGTACTTGATGGCTGAACAACATTTTTGATCCATGGGACTGTGCATTCTTTGTGCTATCCTATTTTTTATGTATGTTTAGATGATCTGAGTGAATCCTAAATTTGATCATGTGATAGTGTCAAGAAATCTATCTATTTCTTCTCCCCACCATGGGTCTGGTGCATGCTAA of the Musa acuminata AAA Group cultivar baxijiao chromosome BXJ2-10, Cavendish_Baxijiao_AAA, whole genome shotgun sequence genome contains:
- the LOC103968989 gene encoding E3 ubiquitin-protein ligase XB3 isoform X2; its protein translation is MGQGLSCASSSYDHDFFTAVQAGDLQAVDSYLKDDPSLLLRTTIYDRLSALHIAAANGRVEVLSMILDRSVSPDVLNRDKQTPLMLAAMHGKIECVQKLLDSGANILMFDSVNGRTCLHHAAYYGHSDCLRAILSAAKSTHVASSWGFARFVNVSDGTGATPLHLAARQKRPSCVHILVDNGALVCASTGRYGRMPYEVALKQNHGECAALLNPSAADPLVWPSALKFISELDSETKALLEAALMEGNREREMKILKGTTDSLTSPAHSDKAFDDDVSEGSDTDFCSICFDRVCTIEVQDCRHQMCAQCTLAVCCHSKPNPTTLFLPSPACPFCRSSISRLVTTKARDTEDQNTTSKPRRFRHCSSEGSSSFKGLSSAVGSFGMISCGSGRITDSSDMVDKL
- the LOC103968989 gene encoding E3 ubiquitin-protein ligase XB3 isoform X1 yields the protein MGQGLSCASSSYDHDFFTAVQAGDLQAVDSYLKDDPSLLLRTTIYDRLSALHIAAANGRVEVLSMILDRSVSPDVLNRDKQTPLMLAAMHGKIECVQKLLDSGANILMFDSVNGRTCLHHAAYYGHSDCLRAILSAAKSTHVASSWGFARFVNVSDGTGATPLHLAARQKRPSCVHILVDNGALVCASTGRYGFPGSTPLHLAARGGSLDCIRELLARGADRLQRDSSGRMPYEVALKQNHGECAALLNPSAADPLVWPSALKFISELDSETKALLEAALMEGNREREMKILKGTTDSLTSPAHSDKAFDDDVSEGSDTDFCSICFDRVCTIEVQDCRHQMCAQCTLAVCCHSKPNPTTLFLPSPACPFCRSSISRLVTTKARDTEDQNTTSKPRRFRHCSSEGSSSFKGLSSAVGSFGMISCGSGRITDSSDMVDKL